A genomic window from Eptesicus fuscus isolate TK198812 chromosome 19, DD_ASM_mEF_20220401, whole genome shotgun sequence includes:
- the PDP1 gene encoding pyruvate dehyrogenase phosphatase catalytic subunit 1 isoform X2: MCVCPGPRRIGIPVRSSSLPLFSDAMPAPTQLFFPLIRNCELSRIYGTACYCHHRHLCCSPSYIPPSHLRYTPHPAYATFGRPKENWWQYTHGRRYVSTPQKFYLTPPQVNSILKANEYSFKVPEFDGKNVSSVLGFDSNQLPANAPIEDRRSAATCLQTRGMLLGVFDGHAGCACSQAVSERLFYYIAVSLLPHETLLEIENAVESGRALLPILQWHKHPNDYFSKEASKLYFNSLRTYWQELIDLNTGEADDIDVKEALINAFKRLDNDISLEAQVGDPNSFLNYLVLRVAFSGATACVAHVDGVNLHVANTGDSRAMLGVQEEDGSWSAVTLSNDHNAQNESELERLKLEHPKNEAKSVVKQDRLLGLLMPFRAFGDVKFKWSIDLQKRVIESGPDQLNDNEYTKFIPPNYYTPPYLTAEPENVSNLQKLSPGQAG, translated from the exons GAATCCCAGTCAGAAGTTCCAGCCTGCCACTGTTCTCTGATGCCATGCCAGCACCAACTCAACTGTTTTTCCCTCTGATTCGTAACTGTGAGCTGAGCAGAATCTATGGCACTGCGTGTTACTGCCACCACAGACATCTCTGCTGCTCACCTTCTTACATTCCTCCGAGTCACCTGAGGTATACGCCCCATCCGGCGTATGCTACCTTTGGCAGGCCAAAGGAGAACTGGTGGCAGTACACCCACGGAAGGAGGTATGTTTCCACACCACAGAAGTTTTACCTCACTCCTCCCCAAGTCAACAGCATCCTGAAAGCTAATGAGTACAGCTTCAAAGTGCCAGAATTTGATGGCAAAAACGTCAGTTCTGTCCTTGGATTTGACAGCAATCAGCTACCTGCAAATGCACCCATTGAGGATCGGAGAAGTGCAGCAACCTGCTTGCAGACCAGAGGGATGCTTTTGGGGGTTTTTGATGGCCATGCAGGCTGTGCTTGTTCCCAAGCAGTCAGTGAAAGACTCTTTTATTACATTGCTGTCTCTTTGTTACCCCACGAGACTTTGCTAGAGATTGAAAATGCGGTAGAGAGTGGCCGGGCACTGCTCCCCATTCTCCAGTGGCACAAGCATCCCAACGATTACTTCAGTAAGGAGGCATCCAAACTGTACTTCAACAGCTTGAGGACTTACTGGCAAGAACTTATAGACCTCAACACTGGGGAGGCAGATGATATTGATGTTAAGGAGGCTTTAATTAATGCCTTCAAGAGACTTGATAACGACATCTCCCTGGAGGCCCAAGTCGGTGATCCCAATTCTTTCCTCAACTACCTGGTGCTTCGAGTGGCGTTTTCTGGGGCCACTGCTTGTGTGGCCCACGTAGATGGCGTCAACCTTCACGTGGCCAATACTGGCGATAGCAGAGCCATGCTGGGTGTGCAGGAAGAGGACGGCTCTTGGTCAGCAGTCACTCTCTCTAATGACCACAATGCTCAGAATGAAAGTGAACTGGAAAGGCTAAAATTGGAACATCCAAAGAATGAGGCCAAGAGTGTGGTGAAACAGGATCGGCTCCTTGGCTTGCTGATGCCTTTTAGGGCTTTTGGCGATGTAAAATTCAAATGGAGCATTGACCTTCAAAAGAGAGTGATAGAATCTGGCCCAGACCAGTTGAATGACAACGAATATACCAAGTTTATTCCTCCTAATTATTATACACCTCCTTATCTCACTGCTGAGCCAGAG AATGTTTCAAATCTTCAAAAGCTTAGTCCTGGACAAGCTGGGTAA
- the PDP1 gene encoding pyruvate dehyrogenase phosphatase catalytic subunit 1 isoform X1: protein MCVCPGPRRIGIPVRSSSLPLFSDAMPAPTQLFFPLIRNCELSRIYGTACYCHHRHLCCSPSYIPPSHLRYTPHPAYATFGRPKENWWQYTHGRRYVSTPQKFYLTPPQVNSILKANEYSFKVPEFDGKNVSSVLGFDSNQLPANAPIEDRRSAATCLQTRGMLLGVFDGHAGCACSQAVSERLFYYIAVSLLPHETLLEIENAVESGRALLPILQWHKHPNDYFSKEASKLYFNSLRTYWQELIDLNTGEADDIDVKEALINAFKRLDNDISLEAQVGDPNSFLNYLVLRVAFSGATACVAHVDGVNLHVANTGDSRAMLGVQEEDGSWSAVTLSNDHNAQNESELERLKLEHPKNEAKSVVKQDRLLGLLMPFRAFGDVKFKWSIDLQKRVIESGPDQLNDNEYTKFIPPNYYTPPYLTAEPEVIYHRLRPQDKFLVLATDGLWETMHRQDVVRIVGEYLTGMHHQQPIAVGGYKVTLGQMHGLLTERRAKMSSVFEDQNAATHLIRHAVGNNEFGTVDHERLSKMLSLPEELARMYRDDITIIVVQFNSHVVGAYQNQEQ from the coding sequence GAATCCCAGTCAGAAGTTCCAGCCTGCCACTGTTCTCTGATGCCATGCCAGCACCAACTCAACTGTTTTTCCCTCTGATTCGTAACTGTGAGCTGAGCAGAATCTATGGCACTGCGTGTTACTGCCACCACAGACATCTCTGCTGCTCACCTTCTTACATTCCTCCGAGTCACCTGAGGTATACGCCCCATCCGGCGTATGCTACCTTTGGCAGGCCAAAGGAGAACTGGTGGCAGTACACCCACGGAAGGAGGTATGTTTCCACACCACAGAAGTTTTACCTCACTCCTCCCCAAGTCAACAGCATCCTGAAAGCTAATGAGTACAGCTTCAAAGTGCCAGAATTTGATGGCAAAAACGTCAGTTCTGTCCTTGGATTTGACAGCAATCAGCTACCTGCAAATGCACCCATTGAGGATCGGAGAAGTGCAGCAACCTGCTTGCAGACCAGAGGGATGCTTTTGGGGGTTTTTGATGGCCATGCAGGCTGTGCTTGTTCCCAAGCAGTCAGTGAAAGACTCTTTTATTACATTGCTGTCTCTTTGTTACCCCACGAGACTTTGCTAGAGATTGAAAATGCGGTAGAGAGTGGCCGGGCACTGCTCCCCATTCTCCAGTGGCACAAGCATCCCAACGATTACTTCAGTAAGGAGGCATCCAAACTGTACTTCAACAGCTTGAGGACTTACTGGCAAGAACTTATAGACCTCAACACTGGGGAGGCAGATGATATTGATGTTAAGGAGGCTTTAATTAATGCCTTCAAGAGACTTGATAACGACATCTCCCTGGAGGCCCAAGTCGGTGATCCCAATTCTTTCCTCAACTACCTGGTGCTTCGAGTGGCGTTTTCTGGGGCCACTGCTTGTGTGGCCCACGTAGATGGCGTCAACCTTCACGTGGCCAATACTGGCGATAGCAGAGCCATGCTGGGTGTGCAGGAAGAGGACGGCTCTTGGTCAGCAGTCACTCTCTCTAATGACCACAATGCTCAGAATGAAAGTGAACTGGAAAGGCTAAAATTGGAACATCCAAAGAATGAGGCCAAGAGTGTGGTGAAACAGGATCGGCTCCTTGGCTTGCTGATGCCTTTTAGGGCTTTTGGCGATGTAAAATTCAAATGGAGCATTGACCTTCAAAAGAGAGTGATAGAATCTGGCCCAGACCAGTTGAATGACAACGAATATACCAAGTTTATTCCTCCTAATTATTATACACCTCCTTATCTCACTGCTGAGCCAGAGGTAATCTACCACCGATTAAGGCCACAGGATAAGTTTCTGGTACTGGCTACTGATGGGTTGTGGGAGACAATGCATAGGCAGGATGTGGTTAGGATTGTGGGTGAGTACCTAACCGGCATGCACCACCAACAGCCAATAGCTGTTGGTGGCTACAAGGTGACTCTGGGACAGATGCATGGCCTGTTAACAGAAAGGAGAGCCAAGATGTCCTCGGTATTTGAGGATCAGAATGCAGCAACCCATCTTATTCGCCATGCTGTGGGCAACAATGAGTTTGGGACTGTTGATCATGAGCGTCTCTCCAAAATGCTGAGTCTTCCTGAAGAGCTTGCTCGAATGTACAGAGATGACATTACAATCATTGTAGTTCAGTTCAACTCTCATGTGGTAGGGGCATATCAAAACCAGGAACAGTGA
- the PDP1 gene encoding pyruvate dehyrogenase phosphatase catalytic subunit 1 isoform X3, whose protein sequence is MPAPTQLFFPLIRNCELSRIYGTACYCHHRHLCCSPSYIPPSHLRYTPHPAYATFGRPKENWWQYTHGRRYVSTPQKFYLTPPQVNSILKANEYSFKVPEFDGKNVSSVLGFDSNQLPANAPIEDRRSAATCLQTRGMLLGVFDGHAGCACSQAVSERLFYYIAVSLLPHETLLEIENAVESGRALLPILQWHKHPNDYFSKEASKLYFNSLRTYWQELIDLNTGEADDIDVKEALINAFKRLDNDISLEAQVGDPNSFLNYLVLRVAFSGATACVAHVDGVNLHVANTGDSRAMLGVQEEDGSWSAVTLSNDHNAQNESELERLKLEHPKNEAKSVVKQDRLLGLLMPFRAFGDVKFKWSIDLQKRVIESGPDQLNDNEYTKFIPPNYYTPPYLTAEPEVIYHRLRPQDKFLVLATDGLWETMHRQDVVRIVGEYLTGMHHQQPIAVGGYKVTLGQMHGLLTERRAKMSSVFEDQNAATHLIRHAVGNNEFGTVDHERLSKMLSLPEELARMYRDDITIIVVQFNSHVVGAYQNQEQ, encoded by the coding sequence ATGCCAGCACCAACTCAACTGTTTTTCCCTCTGATTCGTAACTGTGAGCTGAGCAGAATCTATGGCACTGCGTGTTACTGCCACCACAGACATCTCTGCTGCTCACCTTCTTACATTCCTCCGAGTCACCTGAGGTATACGCCCCATCCGGCGTATGCTACCTTTGGCAGGCCAAAGGAGAACTGGTGGCAGTACACCCACGGAAGGAGGTATGTTTCCACACCACAGAAGTTTTACCTCACTCCTCCCCAAGTCAACAGCATCCTGAAAGCTAATGAGTACAGCTTCAAAGTGCCAGAATTTGATGGCAAAAACGTCAGTTCTGTCCTTGGATTTGACAGCAATCAGCTACCTGCAAATGCACCCATTGAGGATCGGAGAAGTGCAGCAACCTGCTTGCAGACCAGAGGGATGCTTTTGGGGGTTTTTGATGGCCATGCAGGCTGTGCTTGTTCCCAAGCAGTCAGTGAAAGACTCTTTTATTACATTGCTGTCTCTTTGTTACCCCACGAGACTTTGCTAGAGATTGAAAATGCGGTAGAGAGTGGCCGGGCACTGCTCCCCATTCTCCAGTGGCACAAGCATCCCAACGATTACTTCAGTAAGGAGGCATCCAAACTGTACTTCAACAGCTTGAGGACTTACTGGCAAGAACTTATAGACCTCAACACTGGGGAGGCAGATGATATTGATGTTAAGGAGGCTTTAATTAATGCCTTCAAGAGACTTGATAACGACATCTCCCTGGAGGCCCAAGTCGGTGATCCCAATTCTTTCCTCAACTACCTGGTGCTTCGAGTGGCGTTTTCTGGGGCCACTGCTTGTGTGGCCCACGTAGATGGCGTCAACCTTCACGTGGCCAATACTGGCGATAGCAGAGCCATGCTGGGTGTGCAGGAAGAGGACGGCTCTTGGTCAGCAGTCACTCTCTCTAATGACCACAATGCTCAGAATGAAAGTGAACTGGAAAGGCTAAAATTGGAACATCCAAAGAATGAGGCCAAGAGTGTGGTGAAACAGGATCGGCTCCTTGGCTTGCTGATGCCTTTTAGGGCTTTTGGCGATGTAAAATTCAAATGGAGCATTGACCTTCAAAAGAGAGTGATAGAATCTGGCCCAGACCAGTTGAATGACAACGAATATACCAAGTTTATTCCTCCTAATTATTATACACCTCCTTATCTCACTGCTGAGCCAGAGGTAATCTACCACCGATTAAGGCCACAGGATAAGTTTCTGGTACTGGCTACTGATGGGTTGTGGGAGACAATGCATAGGCAGGATGTGGTTAGGATTGTGGGTGAGTACCTAACCGGCATGCACCACCAACAGCCAATAGCTGTTGGTGGCTACAAGGTGACTCTGGGACAGATGCATGGCCTGTTAACAGAAAGGAGAGCCAAGATGTCCTCGGTATTTGAGGATCAGAATGCAGCAACCCATCTTATTCGCCATGCTGTGGGCAACAATGAGTTTGGGACTGTTGATCATGAGCGTCTCTCCAAAATGCTGAGTCTTCCTGAAGAGCTTGCTCGAATGTACAGAGATGACATTACAATCATTGTAGTTCAGTTCAACTCTCATGTGGTAGGGGCATATCAAAACCAGGAACAGTGA